A stretch of the Cydia strobilella chromosome 23, ilCydStro3.1, whole genome shotgun sequence genome encodes the following:
- the LOC134751669 gene encoding uncharacterized protein LOC134751669, whose amino-acid sequence MFNLETKYSQGNSEEIKSPNMLNCQKNSNSSVEIGPTGTAESEKFAVNIDVERLKDNEKKETILKANSRSDVANNSTYESPKIIYKSSKLKRRTSKKPVYYKHSNKFKKTNKHNGIKNMNQKIKRCVARKDANLCEILNQINPESLSELTSSCQILKQLPGKESLLEDLNLAEDNIDENSENFTPSLYSVDSMTSNYSQNTIKHAIEIESSETDSLDRCSERFVINEPMKANIINVSRAQVDNISFRNTKSLDTLTGELDLTDNKDVGVRPNDQIAPPTSKSIERDLFSDQTELFTSSEASVETLVDDGKKLKTYTEENECFYQSSSFSQSSITLHVDNFDIASNKKYAKISLSHTKTLMDTVNDMGMFPEMTGRRSSTTFNDVIVAERLITSFKLYKENKDMLNGNYNQTNDSKITPLKNVLQNESHVPKLNFKPRNIEKLPSDVTVDDIRKINDKYDLNTCTNECQSDKPSSLSELWDKLNAALDAQVLKLEKSLTDTIIAETKMSLNILSRFMQFGSEKHNKVDIESNVNEVLNQLDEDLQCNILDGPVKRNTEVKGRGAGARGTCASDDRCLATADGSRAAML is encoded by the exons ATGTTTAACTTGGAAACAAAATATTCGCAAGGAAATTCTGAAGAAATTAAGAGTCCAAATATGTTAAACTgtcaaaaaaacagtaattcaAGTGTTGAAATAGGACCAACTGGTACAGCTGAATCGGAAAAGTTTGCAGTTAATATTGACGTTGAAAGATTAAAGGACAATGAAAAGAAAGAAACTATACTAAAAGCGAACAGTCGCAGTGATGTAGCCAACAATTCTACTTATGAATCacctaaaattatttataaatctaGTAAACTAAAACGTAGAACGTCAAAAAAACCGGTTTATTACAAACATTCGAATAAGTttaagaaaactaataaacataACGGTATAAAAAACATGAACCAGAAGATAAAGAGATGCGTTGCTAGAAAAGATGCAAACTTATGCGAAATTTTGAACCAAATAAACCCTGAGTCGTTATCTGAGTTAACTTCATCTTgtcaaatattaaaacaattaccTGGAAAGGAAAGCTTACTTGAAGATTTGAATTTAGCAGAAGATAATATCGATGAAAATAGTGAAAATTTTACACCATCATTATATTCGGTGGATTCGATGACAAGCAATTACAgccaaaatacaataaaacatgcAATTGAAATAGAATCGTCTGAAACTGATAGTTTGGATAGATGTTCTGAGAGGTTTGTAATAAATGAACCAATGAAAGCAAATATCATCAACGTATCCAGAGCCCAGGTAGATAATATATCCTTTAGAAATACAAAAAGTTTAGATACGTTAACTGGAGAACTTGATTTAACCGACAATAAAGACGTTGGAGTTCGTCCTAATGACCAAATAGCACCGCCGACTTCCAAATCTATTGAAAGAGATCTTTTTTCAGACCAAACGGAACTGTTTACTTCTAGCGAAGCTAGTGTGGAAACTTTGGTTGACGATGGTAAGAAACTAAAGACGTATACCGAAGAAAACGAATGCTTTTATCAATCAAGCTCTTTTTCGCAATCTAGCATCACACTCCACGTGGATAATTTTGATATcgcatcaaataaaaaatatgcaaaaatatcTTTATCTCACACTAAAACGCTTATGGATACAGTGAATGATATGGGAATGTTTCCTGAAATGACTGGACGTAGATCTTCAACTACGTTCAATGATGTTATCGTTGCAGAAAGATTAATAACCAGTTTTAAgttatataaagaaaataaGGATATGCTAAACGGTAACTATAATCAAACCAACGATTCTAAAATTACGCCTTTAAAGAATGTTTTACAAAATGAAAGCCATGTaccgaaattaaattttaaaccaaGAAACATCGAAAAGCTTCCTTCTGACGTCACTGTGGATGACATTCGTAAAATAAATGATAAGTACGATTTAAACACATGCACAAATGAATGCCAAAGTGACAAACCGTCTAGTTTATCTGAACTATGGGACAAATTGAACGCTGCTCTAGACGCTCAAGTTCTAAAACTAGAAAAATCACTTACCGATACAATTATAGCAGAAACGAAAATGTCGTTGAATATTTTAAGCAGATTTATGCAATTTGGTTCTGAAAAACACAACAAGGTTGACATTGAAAGCAATGTCAATGAAGTATTAAATCAACTGGACGAAGATTTGCAATGCAATATATTGGATGGACCTGTTAAAC GTAACACTGAAGTGAAggggcgcggcgcgggcgcgcgcgGCACCTGCGCGAGCGACGATCGTTGCCTAGCAACGGCTGACGGCTCGCGCGCCGCCATGTTATAA
- the LOC134751670 gene encoding uncharacterized protein LOC134751670 — translation MESETKDETKNTTVLYKKSLSILRGRRSRPSSIRSHNCPKSGTLHLKVRTSEDHLYYCDGAKIKRDLSIETDICRKRHYIRKRASKYSDSIKSTFADGDSSCAEPEARAVKYHNADVVSLIVDNFRGLLNKWIREYLLDSSDNLQKIEAIRESLLRKCDKRLNRASKSTCKCSLDSRRKRVGRQYLTKDISITNCETCSNYTVPLQNKRCTLISSLSLPRNIDKQGNTFSSMNIWVPLNRPLDVADSTLILLTMSSRSFTKRCATYNEPKPCIEKKQSFVNLQGKKTIYRTVTSEGPMILRPSTARVETISLVRNIYADSHIQMQTKTNNDKNTMTEEHSYECRSCSRSNNSRKNLRKLKSSGLCLNNIKSRHFTYLYRKASKRNSRSNEFINHFQTILNYFEQYEGQNNVILDVHVNVLPVENVVSHQEHLNKTCEHQFIISTVGKANCACLDTLMESRESESSSKDSKSSENVNRPEIISLLDCSESKAKYIVETANNSDVVEVEEPQQSNNNPESYASNTNPESFILDNKLNICYQINSLKNVIKGLTLTAEKLISDHMQEKNDTSCRSTQVDVYQCHAAVDTLIQSFPNTSTPMNSNNQSNQSYAMWYSQNPVLFDTVPEMTKQLMNVEMANYKTPIECLDSKSIPHPSSARDKNNDSFKDLKPEDQHHNQSKSCSNQSKGIQFSCNMAGINPGLKLQTQSKTTDYFPILAKKPSFCYIESESLLKVTDMTSKPDIPIPRTVKEVGLTCSFDNPSLNFEIMQEKVARNTTPFTRSSIKLYSCGDGFSKRETYVSPVTEPRYSQRIQKTSTVQCQSDELMQQFYINQERSEILDQYNQSDLKSSKKARCG, via the exons ATGGAAAGTGAAACCAAAGATGAAACAAAAAACACAACGGTGCTGTATAAGAAATCCTTAAGTATTCTCCGTGGGAGGCGCTCTCGACCATCCTCCATAAGAAGCCACAATTGTCCCAAAAGTGGAACACTTCATCTGAAAGTGCGGACTTCAGAAGATCACCTATATTATTGCGACGGTGCCAAAATCAAAAGAGACCTCAGTATCGAAACAGATATATGTAGAAAGAGACATTACATCAGAAAGAGAGCAAGTAAATATTCGGATTCTATAAAATCTACTTTTGCAGATGGAGACTCTAGTTGTGCTGAGCCTGAGGCGAGAGCCGTTAAGTATCATAATGCAGACGTTGTGTCACTAATTGTTGACAATTTTAGAGGTTTACTCAATAAATGGATTCGTGAGTACCTTTTAGACAGTTCCGATAATTTGCAGAAAATTGAAGCTATACGTGAATCTCTTCTGCGAAAATGTGATAAAAGACTAAATCGAGCTTCAAAATCTACATGTAAATGTAGTTTGGACAGTAGGAGAAAAAGAGTGGGGCGTCAATATTTGACAAAAGATATTAGCATAACTAACTGTGAAACTTGCTCAAATTACACTGTGCCACTACAAAATAAACGATGTACTCTGATCTCTTCTCTAAGTCTTCCAAGAAATATAGATAAGCAAGGCAATACTTTTAGTAGCATGAATATCTGGGTTCCTTTAAATCGACCATTAGATGTAGCAGATTCTACTTTAATTCTACTTACAATGTCGTCTCGGTCGTTTACTAAACGCTGCGCCACTTACAATGAACCTAAACCAtgcatagaaaaaaaacaatcatttgtAAACCTTCAaggtaaaaaaactatttacagaACGGTGACTAGTGAAGGACCAATGATTCTGCGACCTTCAACGGCAAGAGTGGAAACTATCAGTCTTGTTAGAAATATTTATGCAGATAGTCATATTCAAATGCAAACCAAGACAAacaatgataaaaatacaatgacTGAAGAGCATAGTTATGAATGTAGGTCATGCTCTAGAAGTAATAACAGCAGGAAAAATTTGAGAAAGTtaaaatcgtctggcttatgtTTAAATAACATCAAATCCAGACATTTTACGTATTTGTATAGGAAAGCAAGCAAAAGGAATTCACGAAGTAATGAATTCATAAATCACTTccaaacaatattaaattactttGAGCAATACGAAGGACAAAATAATGTAATACTCGATGTACATGTTAACGTCTTACCAGTTGAAAATGTAGTATCGCATCaagaacatttaaataaaacttgcgAACATCAATTTATCATTTCAACAGTTGGTAAAGCAAACTGCGCATGTTTAGACACTTTAATGGAATCTCGAGAATCAGAATCCAGTTCGAAAGATAGTAAAAGTTCTGAAAATGTAAATCGTCCGGAGATAATATCACTCTTGGATTGTTCTGAAAGCAAAGCCAAGTATATTGTGGAGACTGCAAATAACTCCGATGTTGTAGAAGTTGAGGAGCCTCAGCAAAGCAATAATAATCCAGAATCATATGCTTCAAATACTAACCCAGAATCATTTATTTtggataataaattaaatatctgtTACCAGATCAATTCACTAAAAAATGTGATAAAAGGTTTAACATTGACAGCAGAAAAATTAATCAGCGATCATATGCAAGAAAAAAATGATACTTCATGTAGGTCAACTCAGGTGGATGTTTATCAATGTCATGCGGCGGTCGATACATTAATTCAGAGCTTTCCAAATACATCAACTCCTATGAATTCAAATAATCAATCTAATCAATCATATGCTATGTGGTACTCACAGAATCCCGTGTTATTTGACACCGTTCCGGAGATGACGAAACAATTGATGAACGTGGAAATGGCGAATTATAAAACGCCGATAGAATGTCTTGATTCAAAATCTATACCACATCCATCATCTGCACGTGATAAAAACAATGATTCGTTTAAGGACTTAAAACCAGAAGACCAGCATCATAACCAGTCCAAATCATGCTCTAATCAATCCAAAGGAATTCAGTTTTCATGTAATATGGCAGGCATTAACCCTGGCTTAAAACTACAGACACAATCAAAAACCACAGATTATTTCCCTATACTTGCAAAGAAACCTTCATTTTGTTACATAGAAAGTGAATCTCTTCTAAAAGTAACAGATATGACTTCTAAACCTGATATTCCAATACCGAGAACGGTTAAAGAAGTAGGACTCACTTGTTCCTTTGATAATCcttctttaaattttgaaataatgCAAGAAAAAGTGGCTCGTAACACAACACCGTTTACTCGTAGTAGTATTAAATTATATAGTTGTGGAGATGGTTTCAGTAAACGTGAAACTTATGTATCTCCCGTGACAGAACCCCGATACTCCCAACGTATACAGAAGACATCTACAGTCCAATGTCAATCTGATGAGCTTATGCAACAATTTTATATAAACCAAGAGAGGTCTGAAATATTGGATCAATACAATCAAAGTGACCTAAAGTCTTCTAAGAAAGCGAGATG CGGCTga